From a single Couchioplanes caeruleus genomic region:
- a CDS encoding DNA-3-methyladenine glycosylase, whose amino-acid sequence MTESWLDLPADRVDEAARQLLGWRLTAHGVTVRLTEVEAYSGLGRDPASHAHRGMTGRNEVMFGPAGKLYVYQIYGMHFCANVVCGEAGVASAVLLRAGEVVDGIPLARERRRAAKADRDLAAGPAKLMQVLAIDRAANGTSVIDGTGPATLSGPDGPVGPIEAGPRVGVTAAHDVPWRFWIAGDPTVSAYRRHVPRKKAEQPVRGRTGR is encoded by the coding sequence GTGACGGAATCCTGGCTCGACCTGCCCGCCGACCGCGTCGACGAAGCCGCGCGACAGCTGCTGGGGTGGCGGCTCACCGCGCACGGCGTGACCGTGCGGCTCACCGAGGTGGAGGCGTACAGCGGCCTGGGCAGGGACCCGGCGAGCCACGCGCACCGGGGCATGACCGGCCGCAACGAGGTGATGTTCGGGCCGGCCGGGAAGCTGTACGTGTACCAGATCTACGGCATGCACTTCTGCGCCAACGTCGTGTGCGGCGAGGCGGGCGTGGCCTCGGCGGTGCTGCTGCGCGCCGGCGAGGTGGTCGACGGGATCCCGCTCGCCCGGGAGCGCCGCCGCGCCGCGAAGGCCGACCGCGATCTCGCCGCCGGGCCCGCCAAGCTGATGCAGGTCCTGGCGATCGACCGGGCCGCCAACGGCACCTCGGTGATCGACGGTACGGGCCCCGCGACGCTGAGCGGGCCGGACGGGCCGGTCGGGCCGATCGAGGCGGGTCCCCGGGTCGGGGTGACGGCGGCCCACGACGTGCCGTGGCGGTTCTGGATCGCCGGGGACCCGACCGTGAGCGCGTACCGGCGGCACGTGCCGAGGAAAAAGGCGGAACAGCCCGTGCGGGGGCGTACCGGCCGATAA
- a CDS encoding CAP domain-containing protein, with product MTESVSKSAAHQVRYTLAAGATAVVIGIGFTVVGLNRHSSDAAANRAASDAPLVTQPPADLGDAGTGPDLLLDDAASASAPPSATPSATSPSPAASPSPSRTTSRPKPRPTKRRTTAPAIPTRPKNPPATSGSIIDQVLGHINAARADKGLGAYTLDSSLSKASALHNQLMIDGCGLSHQCSGEGGIGDRFSAQGVRWSSAGENIGYGSAGGGDSDIIKAANGLTDSMLAEVPPNDGHRKNLLSSGFQRIGLSVVRDGKGIVWMTQDFVG from the coding sequence GTGACCGAGTCCGTGTCCAAGTCCGCTGCCCACCAGGTCCGGTACACGCTGGCGGCGGGGGCCACCGCCGTCGTGATCGGCATCGGGTTCACGGTCGTCGGGCTCAACCGGCACTCCTCCGACGCCGCCGCGAACCGGGCCGCCTCCGACGCGCCGCTCGTCACCCAGCCGCCCGCCGACCTCGGTGACGCGGGCACCGGGCCGGACCTGCTGCTGGACGACGCCGCGAGCGCCTCCGCGCCGCCGTCGGCCACGCCGTCGGCCACGAGCCCCTCGCCGGCGGCCAGCCCGTCGCCGAGCAGGACGACCTCGAGGCCGAAGCCGAGGCCCACGAAGCGGCGGACCACCGCGCCGGCCATCCCGACGCGGCCGAAGAACCCGCCCGCCACCAGCGGCTCGATCATCGACCAGGTGCTGGGTCACATCAACGCCGCCCGCGCGGACAAGGGGCTGGGGGCGTACACGCTCGACTCCTCGCTGTCGAAGGCGTCGGCGCTGCACAACCAGCTGATGATCGACGGCTGCGGGCTGTCGCACCAGTGCTCGGGCGAGGGCGGCATCGGCGACCGGTTCAGCGCCCAGGGCGTGCGGTGGAGCTCGGCCGGGGAGAACATCGGCTACGGCTCCGCCGGCGGCGGGGATTCGGACATCATCAAGGCCGCGAACGGCCTTACCGACAGCATGCTCGCCGAGGTGCCGCCGAACGACGGGCACCGCAAGAACCTGCTCAGCAGCGGCTTCCAGCGCATCGGCCTGAGCGTGGTGCGCGACGGCAAGGGCATCGTCTGGATGACCCAGGACTTCGTGGGATGA
- a CDS encoding sensor histidine kinase gives MILDSVWAAALLLFVAYATSDPPGPPFPGPAWAVWLAAVLVAVPLIARRRWPLAVLAWVAAAGAGAVALGVAGAGVLAATFAPAALALHTVGSRERPTRSVPAVAATLLVVAGAVALFYAVRLPQLPAVATAEVPLWFPGELAAALIVLVACWTAGVLVRWRRGIAAELAHAAVLDERLRIARELHDIIGHSMSLISVKATVANHLAGSRPEEVREALTVIERTSRTAMADIRRSIGALRTPADAPTELTPAPGLADVPRLVAAARSTGLELGLRVHGVGELPPALGLTVHRVVQEALTNVLRHSGATHGEVVVEAGDGELRVAVTDDGRGGTPSGGGLGLAGIRERVQLYGGSTVAGTRPGGGFAVEARIPYP, from the coding sequence GTGATCCTCGACTCGGTGTGGGCGGCGGCGCTGCTGCTGTTCGTGGCGTACGCGACGAGCGACCCGCCCGGTCCGCCCTTCCCCGGCCCGGCGTGGGCGGTGTGGCTGGCCGCGGTGCTGGTCGCCGTGCCCCTGATCGCCCGTCGCCGGTGGCCGCTCGCCGTGCTGGCCTGGGTCGCGGCCGCCGGAGCGGGCGCGGTGGCCCTCGGGGTGGCCGGCGCCGGGGTGCTGGCGGCCACCTTCGCCCCCGCAGCGCTCGCCCTCCACACGGTCGGCTCGCGCGAACGGCCCACCCGGTCGGTCCCCGCCGTCGCAGCCACCCTGCTCGTCGTGGCGGGCGCGGTCGCGCTCTTCTACGCCGTACGCCTCCCGCAGCTGCCGGCGGTCGCCACGGCGGAGGTCCCGCTGTGGTTCCCCGGCGAGCTCGCCGCCGCCCTCATCGTGCTCGTGGCGTGCTGGACGGCCGGCGTGCTGGTGCGGTGGCGCCGGGGCATCGCCGCCGAGCTCGCCCACGCGGCCGTTCTCGACGAGCGGCTGCGCATCGCGCGCGAGCTGCACGACATCATCGGCCACAGCATGAGCCTCATCTCGGTCAAGGCCACGGTCGCCAACCACCTCGCCGGCTCACGGCCGGAGGAGGTACGGGAGGCGCTCACGGTCATCGAACGGACCAGCCGCACGGCCATGGCCGACATCCGGCGCTCCATCGGCGCGTTGCGGACGCCCGCCGACGCACCCACGGAGCTCACGCCGGCGCCCGGACTGGCCGATGTGCCGCGCCTCGTCGCGGCTGCCAGGTCCACCGGCCTCGAACTGGGCCTGCGCGTCCACGGGGTGGGCGAGCTGCCGCCGGCGCTGGGCCTGACGGTGCACCGCGTCGTGCAGGAGGCGCTGACGAACGTGCTCCGGCACTCCGGCGCCACGCACGGCGAGGTCGTGGTCGAGGCGGGGGACGGTGAGCTGCGCGTGGCCGTCACCGACGACGGGCGCGGCGGCACGCCCTCCGGCGGCGGGCTCGGCCTGGCGGGCATCCGCGAGCGGGTCCAGCTGTACGGCGGCAGCACGGTCGCCGGTACCCGCCCCGGCGGCGGCTTCGCGGTCGAGGCGAGAATCCCGTACCCGTGA
- a CDS encoding response regulator, whose product MIRVALADDHALLRDSFRLLIENSPGFAVAGEAATGAGAVDLCRRERPDVVLMDVRMPKTDGIEATRRICRDPATTGVRVLMLTTFDLDEYVYAALRAGASGFLVKDTSAADLLSAIRTVASGEALLSPGITRRLIAEFVARPPSAALGALPACLTEREREVLALIARGRSNAELAAELHISPGTVKTHIGRLLSKLRARDRAQLVILAYETGLISPRS is encoded by the coding sequence GTGATCCGCGTCGCCCTGGCCGACGACCACGCCCTGCTGCGCGACAGCTTCCGGCTGCTGATCGAGAACAGTCCCGGCTTCGCCGTCGCGGGCGAGGCGGCGACCGGCGCCGGCGCCGTCGACCTGTGCCGTCGCGAGCGCCCCGACGTGGTGCTCATGGATGTCCGCATGCCGAAGACCGACGGCATCGAGGCGACCCGCCGCATCTGCCGCGACCCGGCCACCACGGGCGTCCGCGTGCTCATGCTGACGACGTTCGACCTCGACGAGTACGTGTACGCCGCGCTGCGCGCCGGGGCGAGCGGCTTCCTGGTGAAGGACACCAGCGCCGCCGACCTGCTCAGCGCGATCCGGACCGTGGCGTCGGGGGAGGCGCTGCTGTCACCGGGCATCACCCGCCGCCTCATCGCCGAGTTCGTCGCACGCCCACCCTCCGCGGCCCTCGGCGCGCTGCCGGCTTGCCTCACCGAACGTGAGCGGGAGGTGCTCGCCCTCATCGCCCGTGGCCGCTCCAACGCCGAGCTCGCGGCCGAGCTGCACATCAGCCCCGGCACCGTGAAGACCCACATCGGGCGGCTGCTGAGCAAACTGCGGGCGCGCGATCGGGCGCAACTCGTCATACTCGCGTACGAGACAGGGCTGATCTCACCGAGGAGCTGA
- a CDS encoding GNAT family N-acetyltransferase — MADLPQGYRLLDGPPPVDEYLALRRAAGLTPPSRAQAVAALPGSWSACHVLHEPTGLAAGMGRVLGDGGWYFHIVDMAVLPAHQRRGLGDAILTVLLDRIRRQAPPGAFVNLLADPPGRGLYARHGFTETAPHSLGMAMTLR, encoded by the coding sequence GTGGCGGACCTGCCGCAGGGTTACCGGCTGCTGGACGGGCCGCCGCCCGTCGACGAGTACCTGGCACTGCGCCGCGCGGCGGGCCTCACGCCACCGTCCCGCGCCCAGGCGGTCGCCGCCCTGCCCGGCAGCTGGTCCGCCTGCCACGTCCTGCACGAGCCGACCGGCCTCGCCGCCGGCATGGGCCGGGTCCTCGGCGACGGCGGCTGGTACTTCCACATCGTCGACATGGCGGTGCTCCCGGCCCACCAGCGCCGCGGCCTCGGCGACGCGATCCTGACGGTGCTGCTGGACCGGATCCGGCGCCAGGCCCCGCCCGGCGCGTTCGTGAACCTGCTCGCGGACCCGCCCGGCCGCGGCCTGTACGCCCGCCACGGCTTCACCGAGACCGCGCCGCACTCGCTGGGCATGGCGATGACGCTGCGCTGA
- a CDS encoding helix-turn-helix domain-containing protein: MTTETGSTVPRRQVGRLVRQLRERAGISLMAAAEELEFSRARMYRIENGEVSLRKHDVLAMCSVYGADAQITEVLVGLARESKSKGWWHAYGDVVPAWFELYVGMETAAQRLRHYAPSVVPGLLQNREYAEWVFRKRTDLDEAGVQNAVTVRLERQELLRRHSPRPPVLDVIIDEGVLRRTIADTLGMQKQLAHLVNISQRPGVSVRVLPFSAGPHSASSAGSFTILDFPTVGTAAPEPTTIYSENLTGALYLDKPGEVETYSGIWQELDRAALDQRDSDDLIGMIIKESDG; the protein is encoded by the coding sequence GTGACCACCGAGACGGGCTCCACCGTCCCGCGCAGGCAGGTGGGGCGGCTCGTGCGCCAGCTGCGCGAGCGGGCCGGCATCTCGCTCATGGCGGCCGCCGAGGAGCTCGAGTTCTCCCGCGCGCGGATGTACCGCATCGAGAACGGCGAAGTGTCGCTGCGCAAACACGACGTCCTCGCGATGTGCTCGGTGTACGGCGCCGACGCCCAGATCACCGAGGTGCTGGTGGGGCTGGCCCGCGAGTCCAAGTCCAAGGGCTGGTGGCACGCGTACGGCGACGTCGTCCCCGCCTGGTTCGAGCTGTACGTCGGCATGGAGACCGCGGCGCAGCGGCTGCGGCACTACGCGCCCAGCGTGGTCCCGGGCCTGCTGCAGAACCGCGAGTACGCCGAATGGGTCTTCCGCAAACGCACCGACCTCGACGAGGCGGGCGTCCAAAACGCGGTGACCGTACGCCTGGAACGCCAGGAACTGCTGCGCCGGCACAGCCCGCGGCCCCCGGTTCTCGATGTGATCATCGACGAGGGCGTCCTGCGCCGGACGATCGCCGACACGCTCGGCATGCAGAAGCAACTGGCGCACCTGGTCAACATCTCCCAGCGCCCCGGCGTGAGCGTGCGTGTCCTGCCGTTCTCGGCCGGCCCGCACAGCGCGTCCAGTGCCGGTTCGTTCACCATCCTCGACTTCCCGACGGTCGGTACGGCAGCCCCCGAACCGACGACCATCTACAGCGAGAATCTGACCGGTGCCCTCTACCTCGACAAGCCCGGCGAAGTGGAGACTTACAGCGGCATCTGGCAGGAGCTCGACCGGGCGGCACTCGACCAGCGGGATTCCGACGACCTCATCGGCATGATCATCAAGGAGAGCGATGGCTGA
- a CDS encoding DUF397 domain-containing protein: MADLTGARWHKSTRSGSNGGDCVEVADNLPGIVAVRDSKDPAGPVLIFPRDTWQAFIAELKDQ; encoded by the coding sequence ATGGCTGACCTGACCGGTGCCCGGTGGCACAAGAGCACCCGCAGCGGCAGCAACGGCGGCGACTGCGTGGAGGTCGCGGACAACCTGCCCGGCATCGTGGCGGTCCGCGACAGCAAGGACCCGGCCGGCCCGGTCCTGATCTTCCCCCGCGACACGTGGCAGGCGTTCATCGCCGAGCTCAAGGACCAATAA
- a CDS encoding type II toxin-antitoxin system PemK/MazF family toxin, which produces MSRLLNGITDALRRIAGGRTRTRQGTASTGTASTGTASRGTSTGGTAQRSTSSGRTSAGGTTQRSTGREGVGSQGTTHSSSRHVPTAKRGRHLEYTPNLDGDADPGEVVWTWVKYEDDPNQGKDRPVLVVGRDGRTLLGLMLSSQSERDGQRNWLALGPGAWDRESRPSWIRLDRILEVDEDGIRREGAVLDRGRFDQVADALRRDYGWA; this is translated from the coding sequence GTGAGCAGACTCCTCAACGGCATCACCGACGCGCTCCGTCGTATCGCCGGCGGCCGCACCCGCACGCGGCAAGGCACCGCCTCCACCGGCACCGCCTCCACCGGCACCGCCTCCCGCGGCACCTCGACCGGCGGAACCGCCCAGCGCAGCACCTCTAGCGGCCGCACCTCCGCCGGCGGAACCACCCAGCGCAGCACCGGCCGTGAAGGCGTCGGGTCCCAGGGCACAACCCACTCCTCTTCACGCCACGTCCCCACCGCCAAACGAGGCCGCCACCTCGAGTACACCCCCAACCTCGACGGCGACGCCGACCCGGGCGAAGTCGTCTGGACCTGGGTCAAGTACGAGGACGACCCGAACCAGGGCAAGGACCGCCCCGTCCTCGTCGTGGGCCGCGACGGCCGTACCCTCCTCGGCCTGATGCTCTCCAGCCAGAGCGAACGCGACGGCCAACGCAACTGGCTGGCCCTCGGCCCCGGCGCCTGGGACCGCGAGTCCCGCCCCAGCTGGATCCGCCTCGACCGCATCCTGGAGGTCGACGAGGACGGCATCCGCCGCGAAGGGGCAGTCCTCGACCGCGGCCGCTTCGACCAGGTGGCGGACGCCCTCCGCCGCGACTACGGCTGGGCATAA
- a CDS encoding adenylate kinase family protein: MRKYVIMGVQGSGKGTQSQLLAGDLDLVHISVGDIFRWHVQHHTKLGAQVRRAMNAGELISDDLVESVVRNRLDDHDWNFGFIIDGFPRNGRQAEFFMESFDIDGVIHLELPDDEVRRRVLARRLCPNCGMDYNLIADRPEVEGRCEICGTELVVRADDTPEALTARLRDYHEKTRPVLELFGRKEVVHGIDARPGPDEVQQQIRKALNLPPYVPSADSNSR; this comes from the coding sequence ATGCGCAAGTACGTGATCATGGGCGTGCAGGGCAGCGGCAAGGGTACGCAGAGCCAGCTGCTCGCCGGCGACCTCGACCTCGTCCACATCAGCGTCGGCGACATCTTCCGCTGGCACGTGCAGCACCACACCAAGCTGGGCGCTCAGGTCCGCCGCGCCATGAACGCCGGTGAACTGATCAGCGACGACCTGGTCGAATCCGTCGTCCGCAACCGCCTCGACGACCACGACTGGAACTTCGGCTTCATCATCGACGGCTTCCCCCGCAACGGCCGCCAGGCGGAGTTCTTCATGGAGAGCTTCGACATCGACGGCGTCATCCACCTCGAGCTCCCCGACGACGAGGTTCGCCGGCGTGTGCTCGCGCGTCGGCTCTGCCCCAATTGCGGCATGGACTACAACCTGATCGCGGATCGTCCGGAGGTCGAGGGCCGCTGCGAGATCTGCGGCACCGAGCTTGTCGTCCGCGCTGACGACACCCCGGAGGCGCTGACGGCACGGCTGCGCGACTATCACGAGAAGACCCGTCCTGTGCTCGAACTCTTCGGCCGCAAGGAGGTCGTGCACGGCATCGACGCCCGCCCCGGCCCGGATGAGGTCCAGCAGCAGATCCGCAAAGCCCTCAACCTCCCGCCGTACGTCCCGAGCGCCGACTCGAACTCACGCTGA
- a CDS encoding polyphosphate kinase 2 family protein, whose translation MSRLGSAEPPVELSKKKAAAKLEEAQQRLLRLRLLLGGQIGEKKIGPPLCVVFEGWDASGKGGAIKRLVSPLDPRHVRVSQFAAPTYDEKRHHFLWRFWPKLPGWGGMAVFDRSWYGRVLVERVEEFATKEQWRRAYDEIVEFERTLTAEGMVMVKFWMHVSAEEQLRRFESRANDPLRTWKLTEEDWRNREKRPAYEAAVEEMLKRTSHEWAPWHVVPGDSKHYARLAVVETVCESIESELKRQGWDLDAPTETDSGMQTANK comes from the coding sequence ATGAGTCGCCTGGGATCCGCCGAGCCGCCCGTCGAGCTGTCCAAGAAGAAGGCCGCCGCCAAGCTGGAAGAAGCCCAGCAGCGGCTGCTCAGGCTACGTCTGCTCCTGGGCGGTCAGATCGGCGAGAAGAAGATCGGTCCGCCGCTGTGCGTGGTCTTCGAGGGCTGGGACGCATCGGGCAAGGGCGGCGCGATCAAGCGGCTGGTCAGCCCGCTCGACCCCCGCCACGTGCGGGTCTCCCAGTTCGCCGCGCCCACGTATGACGAGAAGAGGCATCACTTCCTGTGGCGCTTCTGGCCCAAGCTGCCGGGCTGGGGCGGCATGGCGGTCTTCGACCGGTCCTGGTACGGCCGGGTGCTGGTCGAGCGGGTGGAGGAGTTCGCGACCAAGGAACAGTGGCGCCGGGCGTACGACGAGATCGTGGAATTCGAACGCACCCTCACGGCCGAGGGAATGGTCATGGTCAAGTTCTGGATGCACGTGTCGGCGGAGGAGCAGCTACGGCGTTTCGAGAGCCGCGCCAACGACCCGCTGCGGACCTGGAAGCTGACCGAGGAGGACTGGCGCAACCGCGAGAAGCGGCCGGCGTACGAGGCAGCGGTCGAGGAGATGCTCAAGCGGACGAGCCATGAGTGGGCGCCGTGGCATGTGGTCCCCGGCGACAGCAAGCACTATGCGCGGCTCGCCGTGGTGGAGACGGTGTGCGAATCGATCGAGTCGGAGCTGAAGCGGCAGGGCTGGGATCTGGACGCGCCGACCGAGACGGATTCCGGCATGCAGACCGCCAACAAGTAG
- the tyrS gene encoding tyrosine--tRNA ligase, which produces MQDNRCVTLVDDMQWRGLIQDSTDPDELRKHLDGGSITFYVGFDPTAPSLHVGNLMQVVTARRLQLAGHKPLLLVGGATGQIGDPGGRSSERQLNPREVTAGWVLRIRDQLAPFVDYEGTNAATLVNNLDWTGELSVIDFLRDVGKHFPVNKMLARDVVRNRLESGISFTEFSYQLLQANDFYELHQRHACTLQFGGSDQWGNITAGVDFVRRRGGGPVHAFTTPLVLKADGTKFGKTAGGATWLDPTMTSPYAFYQFWVNADDRDVSTYLRYFSFKSREEIEELEKATAERPQARLGQRELAYEITALVHGEEEAKQAVTASQALFGRGSLAELSADTLRAALSEAGLIEVRGELPPVTALLQQTGLVKSGGEARRTIAEGGAYLNNERVTDPEATVPETALLQGRFLVLRKGKRTFAGVERV; this is translated from the coding sequence ATGCAGGACAATCGGTGCGTGACTCTCGTTGACGACATGCAGTGGCGCGGACTGATCCAGGACTCGACCGACCCCGATGAGCTGCGAAAGCATCTCGACGGCGGCTCGATCACGTTCTACGTGGGCTTCGACCCGACCGCGCCGTCCTTGCACGTCGGCAACCTCATGCAGGTCGTCACCGCCCGCCGCCTCCAGCTCGCCGGCCACAAGCCGTTGCTGCTCGTCGGCGGCGCCACCGGTCAGATCGGCGATCCGGGCGGCAGGTCGTCCGAGCGGCAGCTCAACCCCCGCGAGGTGACGGCGGGCTGGGTCCTGCGCATCCGCGACCAGCTCGCGCCGTTCGTCGACTACGAGGGCACCAATGCCGCGACGCTCGTGAACAACCTCGACTGGACAGGCGAGCTGTCGGTGATCGACTTTCTCCGGGACGTCGGCAAGCACTTCCCGGTCAACAAGATGCTCGCCCGCGACGTCGTGCGCAACCGTCTCGAGAGCGGCATCAGCTTCACCGAGTTCAGCTACCAGTTGCTGCAGGCCAACGACTTCTACGAGCTGCACCAGCGCCACGCCTGCACACTGCAGTTCGGCGGCTCCGACCAGTGGGGCAACATCACGGCCGGTGTCGACTTCGTGCGTCGGCGCGGCGGTGGTCCCGTGCACGCCTTCACGACACCGCTTGTCCTCAAGGCCGACGGCACGAAGTTCGGCAAGACCGCCGGCGGTGCCACGTGGCTCGATCCCACCATGACTTCGCCGTACGCGTTCTACCAGTTCTGGGTCAACGCCGACGACCGCGACGTCTCCACCTACCTGCGCTACTTCAGCTTCAAGTCCCGCGAGGAGATCGAGGAGCTGGAGAAGGCCACCGCCGAGCGCCCCCAGGCCCGCCTGGGCCAGCGGGAGCTGGCCTACGAGATCACGGCTCTCGTGCATGGCGAGGAGGAAGCCAAGCAAGCGGTCACGGCAAGCCAGGCGCTGTTCGGCCGAGGCTCCCTGGCCGAGCTCTCGGCAGACACGCTGCGGGCCGCGTTGTCCGAGGCCGGCCTGATCGAGGTACGCGGTGAGCTCCCGCCGGTGACCGCGTTGTTGCAGCAGACGGGTCTCGTGAAGAGCGGGGGAGAGGCGCGCCGGACCATCGCCGAGGGCGGTGCGTACCTGAACAACGAGCGCGTCACCGACCCGGAGGCAACGGTGCCGGAGACCGCGCTGCTGCAGGGCCGCTTCCTCGTCCTCCGGAAGGGCAAGCGCACCTTCGCCGGCGTCGAACGGGTGTGA
- a CDS encoding HAD-IIA family hydrolase: MSGRLVDAYDLVIFDLDGVVYLIDKPIAGASEAVERLRADGVPVAYATNNASRRAADVAGLLTGMGVPAAAGEVLTSAGASAAMLAERLPSGAPVLVVGAEALRAEVRDAGLTVVERAEDSPAAVVQGYGPDVGWKILAEASLAVRAGALWMATNTDRTLPSPRGPLPGNGSLVSVLRTALNREPDVVVGKPAPALFETAASLSKAQRPLTVGDRLDTDIEGAVGAGMDSLLVLTGVSGPAEVLAAPPSRRPTYVAADLSGLFGAAGDARIPAGADEAGGWRLTDGRLDGDGSAVDALRVLAAYVWDGGKPKPGSDAAARLLHDWLG; this comes from the coding sequence GTGAGCGGTCGGCTTGTCGATGCGTACGACCTGGTCATCTTCGACCTGGACGGCGTCGTGTACCTGATCGACAAGCCGATCGCCGGCGCGTCCGAGGCGGTCGAGCGGCTGCGGGCCGACGGCGTCCCGGTCGCGTACGCCACGAACAACGCCTCCCGGCGCGCCGCCGACGTCGCCGGGCTGCTCACCGGCATGGGTGTGCCGGCGGCCGCCGGCGAGGTGCTGACCTCCGCCGGCGCCTCCGCGGCGATGCTGGCCGAACGGCTCCCGTCGGGCGCCCCGGTGCTGGTCGTCGGCGCGGAGGCGCTGCGGGCGGAGGTCCGCGACGCGGGCCTCACCGTGGTCGAGCGCGCCGAGGATTCACCGGCGGCGGTCGTGCAGGGGTACGGGCCGGACGTGGGCTGGAAGATCCTCGCCGAGGCGTCGCTGGCCGTCCGGGCCGGGGCGCTGTGGATGGCCACGAACACCGACCGGACGCTGCCGAGCCCGCGCGGGCCGCTGCCCGGCAACGGGTCGCTGGTGTCCGTGCTGCGGACGGCCCTGAACCGGGAGCCGGACGTCGTGGTCGGCAAGCCGGCGCCGGCGTTGTTCGAGACGGCGGCGTCGCTGTCGAAGGCGCAGCGCCCGCTCACGGTCGGGGACCGGCTCGACACCGACATCGAGGGTGCGGTCGGCGCGGGTATGGACAGCCTGCTCGTGCTGACCGGGGTGAGCGGGCCGGCCGAGGTGCTGGCCGCTCCGCCGTCGCGGCGTCCGACGTACGTGGCCGCTGACCTGTCCGGGTTGTTCGGGGCGGCCGGGGACGCGCGGATCCCGGCCGGCGCGGACGAGGCCGGCGGGTGGCGGCTCACGGACGGGCGGCTGGACGGCGACGGCTCGGCCGTGGACGCGTTGCGCGTGCTGGCGGCGTACGTGTGGGACGGCGGGAAGCCGAAGCCCGGCTCGGACGCGGCAGCGAGGCTGCTCCACGACTGGCTGGGCTGA
- a CDS encoding response regulator transcription factor, with translation MISVVVADDQDLIRIGLRTLLSSEDDLSVAAEAADGLTAVGLTRAHRPDVVLMDIRMPGIDGIEATRRIAADPTLTATRVIVLTTFELDAYVFDALRHGASGFLTKDTRPAELIRAVRLVAAGEALLSPSVTRRVVREFASRPARVLRPHPRLGTLTDREREIAGLVGEGLSNDEIAARLRLSPATARTHVSRAMVKLAARDRAQLVVFAYQSGLVD, from the coding sequence ATGATCTCCGTCGTGGTCGCCGACGACCAGGACCTGATCCGCATCGGCCTGCGCACGCTGCTGTCCAGCGAGGACGACCTGAGCGTGGCGGCTGAGGCGGCCGACGGGCTCACCGCGGTCGGCCTGACCCGCGCGCACCGCCCGGACGTGGTGCTGATGGACATCCGGATGCCCGGCATCGACGGCATCGAGGCCACCCGGCGCATCGCCGCGGACCCCACGCTGACCGCCACCCGGGTGATCGTGCTGACGACCTTCGAGCTCGACGCGTACGTCTTCGACGCGCTGCGGCACGGCGCCAGCGGCTTCCTCACCAAGGACACCCGGCCCGCCGAGCTCATCCGCGCGGTCCGCCTGGTCGCCGCCGGCGAGGCCCTGCTGTCGCCCTCGGTGACGCGCCGCGTCGTGCGCGAGTTCGCCTCCCGGCCGGCCCGGGTGCTGCGCCCGCACCCCCGGCTGGGCACGCTCACGGACCGCGAACGCGAGATCGCCGGGCTGGTCGGCGAGGGCCTGAGCAACGACGAGATCGCGGCACGGCTGCGCCTGAGCCCGGCCACCGCGCGGACGCACGTCAGCCGGGCCATGGTCAAGCTGGCCGCCCGCGACCGGGCCCAACTGGTCGTCTTCGCGTACCAGTCGGGCCTGGTGGATTAG